A genomic segment from Pseudomonas sp. S09G 359 encodes:
- a CDS encoding AAA family ATPase — protein MSAQRFIGANSRDAMNQVRLALGEEALILSSRMTAAGVEIMALGDAPQNPPSLLDGLLEAGFSAGFSATLVASAPTQLPDATPARLKAWLLQRLDSQLNQLTNEAELFDDATVIALVGPTGVGKTTTTAKLAARYVMRHGPGQVALVTTDSFRIGAHEQLHIYAQLLGVELHALAPDAPLGPLLGGLAAKRLVLIDTAGMSQRDQRLLTQIQQLGNGGRALRLMLVLNAASHGDTLDEVVHTYREAAHAAGCRLDDCIISKCDEAARLGPVLDTVIRHGLRLNYLSTGQQVPEDLQLPGASNFLQQALDSGRPSRFAQAPGMSTGLHLNALVRGLLGQRKALMALRDSLAVHIQQPLNAPTSRAAPATRGSRRVVYQGAPQRLSSLAGQAEGFGSHELRYRNRHARLTLRHLPLVHKGTPLRAWFGTLQDSHSGQRLGQRYWLAEAQGALNEQAADLVQAIKHEALKSLTERGSALLLDLHPHLPADLRQHLATGLAATAVHLTHASEDWAFQARAQLLGLLPKKPRGHASEILDGLLYLSAVTSSL, from the coding sequence GTGAGTGCGCAACGCTTTATCGGCGCCAATAGCCGCGATGCCATGAACCAGGTGCGCCTGGCCCTGGGTGAGGAGGCGTTGATTTTGTCGAGCCGCATGACCGCCGCCGGGGTGGAAATCATGGCGCTGGGCGACGCCCCGCAGAACCCGCCTTCGTTGCTCGACGGGCTACTGGAGGCGGGCTTCAGTGCGGGCTTCAGCGCAACATTGGTTGCCTCGGCGCCGACCCAATTGCCCGACGCCACACCGGCACGGCTCAAGGCCTGGCTGCTGCAACGGCTCGACAGCCAATTGAACCAGTTAACCAATGAGGCCGAGCTGTTCGATGACGCCACGGTGATTGCCTTGGTCGGCCCCACCGGCGTCGGTAAAACCACCACCACCGCCAAGTTGGCAGCGCGTTATGTGATGCGCCACGGCCCAGGCCAGGTCGCGCTGGTGACCACGGACAGCTTCCGTATTGGCGCCCACGAACAACTGCATATTTACGCGCAACTGTTGGGTGTAGAGCTGCACGCCCTGGCGCCGGATGCGCCGCTCGGCCCGCTGCTGGGCGGGTTGGCGGCCAAGCGCCTGGTACTCATCGACACCGCGGGCATGAGCCAGCGCGACCAGCGCCTGCTCACGCAGATCCAACAGCTTGGCAACGGTGGCCGCGCCTTGCGCCTGATGCTGGTGCTCAACGCCGCCAGCCACGGCGACACCCTCGACGAGGTGGTGCACACCTATCGTGAGGCCGCGCACGCCGCCGGTTGCCGCCTGGACGATTGCATCATCAGCAAATGCGACGAAGCCGCGCGGCTGGGGCCGGTGCTGGACACGGTGATTCGGCATGGTTTGCGGCTGAACTACCTGTCGACCGGCCAGCAGGTGCCGGAGGACTTGCAACTGCCGGGCGCGTCGAATTTCTTGCAGCAGGCGCTGGACAGTGGCCGCCCATCGCGGTTCGCCCAGGCCCCCGGCATGTCGACGGGCCTGCACCTGAATGCACTGGTGCGTGGGCTGCTGGGGCAGCGCAAGGCGCTGATGGCCTTGCGCGACAGCCTGGCCGTGCACATCCAGCAGCCTTTGAACGCGCCAACATCCCGCGCTGCGCCCGCCACCCGAGGCAGCCGGCGCGTGGTGTATCAAGGCGCGCCACAGCGCCTGAGCAGCCTGGCCGGGCAGGCCGAGGGCTTTGGCAGCCATGAACTGCGTTACCGTAACCGCCACGCGCGGCTGACCTTGCGCCATCTGCCGCTGGTGCACAAAGGCACCCCGCTGCGCGCCTGGTTCGGTACGCTGCAAGACAGCCACAGCGGCCAACGCCTGGGGCAGCGCTATTGGCTGGCCGAGGCCCAAGGGGCGCTGAATGAACAGGCGGCTGACCTGGTGCAAGCCATCAAACATGAAGCGCTAAAAAGCCTGACCGAGCGCGGTTCAGCGCTGCTGCTCGACCTCCATCCGCACCTGCCTGCCGACCTGCGTCAGCACCTGGCCACCGGCCTCGCCGCGACCGCCGTGCACCTGACCCACGCCAGCGAAGACTGGGCCTTCCAGGCCCGCGCGCAACTGCTCGGGCTGTTGCCGAAAAAACCCAGGGGCCATGCCAGTGAAATCCTCGACGGTTTGCTGTACCTGTCCGCTGTGACGAGCAGCCTCTGA
- a CDS encoding RNA polymerase sigma factor FliA, with the protein MYTAQGKINQQEVLQQYLPMVRRQALGLKTRLPSNIELDDLIQAGSIGLLDAMTRYDLSVGATFATFASQRIRGAMIDELRTRDWVPRSVRRNARAVEDAMHRVEQNLGRPAKEREVASAMGLTLAEYQKVLDDTNGSQMLPFDDVDEEHSEGTSSRLQTPFAELLNDRNRTNLTRAIDALPARERLLLALCHHEKLNLREIGVVLEVSESRVCQLHAQAIARLRVSMKE; encoded by the coding sequence ATGTATACGGCACAGGGCAAGATAAACCAGCAGGAAGTGCTCCAGCAGTACCTACCCATGGTCCGGCGCCAAGCACTGGGCTTGAAGACCCGACTGCCCTCCAATATTGAACTGGACGACTTGATCCAGGCCGGCAGCATCGGCCTGCTCGACGCTATGACGCGTTATGACTTGAGCGTCGGCGCCACCTTCGCCACCTTCGCCTCGCAGCGCATTCGCGGCGCGATGATCGATGAACTGCGCACCCGCGACTGGGTGCCGCGCAGCGTGCGGCGCAACGCGCGGGCGGTGGAGGATGCCATGCACCGCGTGGAGCAAAACCTCGGCCGGCCGGCCAAGGAGCGCGAAGTGGCGTCGGCCATGGGCCTGACCTTGGCCGAATACCAGAAGGTGCTGGATGACACCAACGGCAGCCAGATGCTGCCCTTTGACGATGTCGACGAAGAACACAGCGAAGGCACCAGCTCGCGGCTGCAAACGCCGTTTGCCGAACTGCTCAACGACCGCAACCGCACCAACCTGACCCGCGCCATCGACGCCCTGCCCGCCCGCGAACGCCTGCTGCTCGCGCTGTGCCACCACGAAAAACTCAACCTGCGCGAGATTGGTGTGGTGCTGGAGGTGAGTGAATCGCGGGTGTGCCAGTTGCATGCCCAGGCGATTGCGCGGTTGCGGGTGAGCATGAAGGAGTGA